A genomic segment from Nitrospira sp. encodes:
- a CDS encoding ATP-binding protein, whose amino-acid sequence MPDSEQPSRAFSSAGSGRAERPLPGAGASGSAVSTKSSRLTEPERKAPHLRPVWIVLILLIPSLALTFYYSQMAVPGGGEADSFLPTTSYAFVLLLLNLDLIGFVVLTLLLSRNLIKAYFERRHRLVGSGFRTKLIAAFIGFSLIPTILLAIVASGLVNKAVDVWFSDQIDRVMKDSYEVARMQHAGHIALAVNSARAIGQELFREDMLTSEQRDLLIAAMARKRMEYGVAGIEVFSSKMETLTKALDAEIPAGVLDLPVSQLVLQVINGKQEFTSVQEAQTGRLVRAGVPVAAGNNRGELAGVVVVEAYVPESLLTKMEGIGRQYEEYKQIKAMKNPIKAGAYLFVAVVTVMILFSATWFGFYVARSITVPIQRLAEATEAVAQGDLSVKIDAKATDEIGTLIESFNRMTGDLQGSKFKLEDANRSLRQTNVELDRRRAYIETVVETIAAGLLSIDRNGIVTTFNPSGERILGLSADRIRDRQANEVFKEFGLDVFQAVYDRMQADDRDDWSLEGQVDVQGKPVKIRLSGSRMRDEANKDLGYVLIFDDLTELIKAQKVAAWQEVARRVAHEIKNPLTPIQLSAQRLRKKFFEKSPDFDKIFDEATNVIVTEVGSLKHMVDEFSKFARLPAPQMARQSLNEVIQEVLTLYRAAHKDIEFCVELDDDLPVLNFDREQLKRVCVNLFDNAIQAMNHTGRVWVSTKYDTKRKRAIVSVADEGVGITPEDQEKLFVPYFTRKKTGTGLGLAIVRRIITDHDGQIQASNNQPKGAVFTFDLPV is encoded by the coding sequence ATGCCGGATTCGGAACAGCCATCGCGCGCATTCTCCTCTGCGGGATCTGGCAGGGCGGAACGTCCTCTGCCCGGCGCAGGGGCGTCCGGTTCCGCTGTCTCCACCAAATCCTCACGTCTCACAGAGCCTGAGCGTAAGGCTCCTCATCTCCGTCCGGTCTGGATCGTTCTGATCCTCCTCATCCCCAGTCTGGCGTTGACCTTCTACTATTCGCAGATGGCGGTACCCGGCGGGGGGGAAGCCGATTCGTTTCTGCCGACGACGAGTTACGCCTTTGTCCTGCTGCTCTTGAACCTCGATTTGATCGGTTTCGTTGTCCTGACGTTGCTGCTCTCGCGCAACCTGATCAAGGCCTATTTCGAACGGCGTCACCGGCTGGTCGGGTCGGGATTTCGCACCAAGCTCATCGCGGCCTTTATCGGATTCTCGCTGATCCCGACAATCCTGCTGGCGATTGTGGCGAGCGGGCTGGTCAATAAGGCGGTCGATGTCTGGTTCAGCGATCAGATCGATCGGGTGATGAAGGATTCGTATGAAGTGGCGCGCATGCAACATGCCGGACATATTGCGCTGGCCGTCAACAGCGCACGCGCGATCGGGCAGGAACTGTTTCGCGAGGATATGTTGACGTCCGAGCAGCGCGATTTGCTGATCGCGGCCATGGCCCGCAAACGGATGGAATACGGGGTGGCGGGGATCGAAGTATTTTCGTCGAAAATGGAGACGCTCACCAAAGCGCTTGATGCGGAAATTCCCGCCGGGGTGTTGGACCTTCCGGTCAGCCAACTGGTGTTGCAGGTCATTAACGGGAAGCAAGAGTTCACCTCCGTGCAAGAGGCCCAGACCGGCCGGCTGGTGCGGGCCGGGGTGCCGGTGGCCGCCGGGAACAATCGAGGTGAGCTGGCCGGAGTCGTGGTCGTCGAGGCCTATGTGCCGGAATCGCTGTTGACCAAGATGGAAGGAATCGGGCGGCAATACGAAGAGTATAAGCAGATCAAGGCCATGAAGAATCCGATCAAGGCCGGCGCCTACCTCTTTGTGGCGGTCGTGACCGTGATGATTCTCTTCAGCGCCACCTGGTTCGGATTTTATGTCGCCCGCAGCATTACGGTGCCGATTCAGCGGCTGGCCGAAGCGACCGAGGCGGTGGCGCAAGGGGATTTGTCGGTGAAGATCGATGCCAAGGCGACCGACGAAATCGGCACCTTGATCGAGTCGTTCAATCGCATGACCGGGGACTTGCAAGGCAGCAAGTTCAAGCTGGAAGATGCCAACCGTTCGCTGCGGCAAACGAACGTCGAGCTGGATCGCCGCCGGGCGTACATTGAAACCGTCGTGGAGACGATCGCCGCCGGATTGCTGTCGATCGACCGGAACGGAATAGTCACGACCTTCAATCCTTCCGGAGAGCGTATTCTCGGGCTGTCCGCCGACCGGATTCGTGATCGTCAGGCGAACGAGGTCTTTAAAGAGTTTGGCCTGGATGTCTTTCAGGCGGTCTACGATCGGATGCAAGCCGATGATCGGGACGACTGGTCGCTGGAAGGACAAGTGGATGTGCAAGGGAAGCCGGTGAAGATTCGACTGAGCGGATCGCGCATGCGGGATGAGGCGAATAAAGACTTAGGGTACGTGCTGATCTTCGACGACCTGACGGAGTTGATCAAGGCGCAGAAAGTCGCCGCCTGGCAGGAAGTGGCCCGTCGAGTGGCCCATGAGATCAAGAACCCGCTCACGCCGATCCAGCTGTCGGCCCAGCGCTTGCGCAAGAAGTTTTTCGAGAAGTCTCCGGACTTCGACAAGATTTTCGACGAAGCGACCAATGTCATCGTGACGGAGGTGGGCAGCCTGAAGCATATGGTGGATGAGTTCTCGAAGTTCGCCCGCCTGCCTGCGCCCCAGATGGCCAGACAGTCGTTGAACGAGGTGATCCAGGAGGTGCTGACGCTCTATCGCGCGGCGCATAAGGACATCGAATTCTGTGTCGAGTTGGATGACGATCTTCCCGTGCTCAACTTCGATCGTGAACAGCTGAAGCGGGTCTGCGTGAATTTATTCGACAATGCCATCCAGGCGATGAATCACACGGGGCGGGTCTGGGTCAGTACGAAGTACGACACCAAGCGCAAGCGGGCGATCGTGAGTGTGGCCGACGAAGGCGTCGGGATTACGCCCGAGGATCAAGAGAAGCTGTTTGTGCCATACTTTACGAGGAAGAAAACCGGGACGGGGCTGGGGCTGGCGATCGTGCGCCGGATCATTACCGATCATGACGGCCAGATTCAGGCCTCGAATAATCAGCCGAAGGGCGCAGTGTTTACCTTCGATTTGCCGGTGTAA
- a CDS encoding DUF4197 domain-containing protein, with product MRQLIPWLGLFFLSFAACTELSQSLQLFGLPAPAGLTQDQIAAGLKEALRIGTEHATALTGKPDGYYRNPSIRIPMPEQLHSFEKGLRVFGFGPQVDEFVLSMNRAAERAAPQAAEIFAGAIAPMTFADAQQILSGPNTAATEYFKAKTSAQLTAAFRPHVEQAMNQIGVTRQYKELVQHFRTIPFPKTELVDLDQYVVGKGLEGLFLMLGQEEQAIRTNPAARVTGLLKQVFGQSP from the coding sequence GTGCGACAACTGATTCCCTGGTTGGGACTGTTTTTTCTGTCATTCGCGGCCTGCACCGAACTTTCTCAATCGCTTCAGCTGTTCGGACTCCCGGCGCCGGCAGGTCTCACGCAAGACCAGATCGCCGCCGGACTCAAAGAAGCGCTCCGCATCGGGACAGAACACGCGACTGCCCTGACGGGGAAACCGGATGGATATTACCGCAATCCGTCGATCAGGATTCCTATGCCGGAACAGCTGCACTCATTTGAAAAAGGCCTGCGCGTATTCGGCTTCGGCCCGCAAGTCGACGAGTTCGTGTTGAGCATGAACCGGGCGGCAGAACGAGCCGCTCCGCAGGCCGCAGAAATATTCGCCGGTGCGATTGCGCCGATGACGTTTGCCGACGCTCAACAGATTCTATCGGGCCCGAACACCGCCGCCACCGAATACTTCAAAGCCAAAACCTCCGCGCAACTGACCGCCGCCTTTCGTCCCCATGTCGAGCAAGCCATGAACCAGATCGGCGTCACACGTCAGTACAAAGAGTTGGTCCAACATTTCAGAACGATCCCCTTCCCCAAGACCGAGCTTGTGGACCTGGATCAGTATGTAGTTGGGAAAGGACTGGAGGGGCTATTTCTGATGCTGGGCCAGGAAGAGCAGGCCATCAGGACGAATCCGGCCGCCCGCGTCACCGGCCTCCTCAAGCAAGTGTTCGGACAATCGCCTTAG
- a CDS encoding sigma-54 dependent transcriptional regulator — translation MSASILIVDDEAAILTSLRSILEDEGYDVSVASSGVEALKIYTTDPPDLMILDIWMPELDGLETLKRVKEFVPTAQVMMMSGHGSIETAVRAIKLGAYDYIEKPLSLENVTLRVKHALDQYRLEQENRTLKTKVQRKFELVGQSPVMQQLRQLIETAGPTNSRVLIGGENGTGKELVARAIHTHSARAEHPFVAVNCAAIPETLIESELFGHEKGSFTGATSMKRGQFEQADGGTLFLDEIADMSLNTQAKVLRALQEQQFTRVGGGKLMKVDVRVLAASNKDLEKEIAKGTFREDLYYRLNVVPIIVPPLRERREDIPALVRHFMKIHAEEQGLRIKEVTPEAMAVFQQYEWPGNIRELRNLIERLMIMVPGGVIDAPQAAMSLQGRGSSQSVAASAQASSSLLSKSYDSLRDARNAFEKDYIGRKLREHHWNISRTAEDLKIERSHLHRKIKLLEVEMRPEV, via the coding sequence ATGTCAGCATCGATCTTAATCGTCGACGACGAAGCCGCTATTTTGACCTCATTGCGAAGCATCCTTGAGGACGAGGGATATGACGTCTCCGTGGCCAGCAGTGGGGTCGAGGCCTTGAAAATCTACACGACGGATCCGCCGGACCTCATGATTCTGGATATCTGGATGCCGGAGTTGGATGGGTTGGAGACTCTGAAGCGGGTGAAAGAGTTCGTGCCGACGGCCCAGGTCATGATGATGTCGGGGCATGGGTCCATCGAGACCGCGGTCAGGGCGATCAAGCTGGGGGCCTACGACTACATCGAAAAGCCCCTGTCTTTGGAGAACGTCACGCTCCGTGTGAAGCATGCGCTCGATCAATACCGGCTGGAGCAGGAGAACCGGACGCTCAAGACGAAGGTGCAGCGAAAGTTCGAGCTCGTCGGCCAGTCTCCCGTCATGCAGCAGTTGCGGCAGCTGATTGAAACGGCGGGTCCCACCAACAGCCGGGTCTTGATCGGCGGCGAGAACGGGACGGGCAAAGAGCTGGTGGCGCGCGCGATTCATACTCACTCCGCCCGGGCCGAACATCCGTTCGTGGCGGTGAATTGCGCCGCCATTCCCGAGACGTTGATTGAAAGCGAATTGTTCGGCCATGAAAAAGGGTCGTTTACCGGCGCGACCTCGATGAAACGGGGGCAATTCGAGCAGGCCGACGGCGGGACGCTGTTTCTGGACGAGATCGCGGATATGAGCCTGAACACGCAGGCGAAGGTGTTGCGGGCACTTCAAGAACAGCAGTTCACGAGGGTCGGCGGCGGCAAGTTGATGAAGGTGGATGTGCGGGTGTTAGCCGCGTCGAACAAAGACCTGGAAAAGGAAATCGCCAAGGGAACGTTCCGCGAAGACCTGTATTACCGGCTGAACGTGGTGCCGATCATCGTGCCGCCGTTGCGGGAACGCCGCGAAGATATTCCTGCGCTGGTCCGTCATTTCATGAAGATCCATGCCGAGGAGCAGGGGCTGCGCATCAAAGAAGTGACGCCCGAAGCGATGGCGGTGTTTCAGCAGTATGAATGGCCCGGCAATATCCGCGAATTGCGCAATCTCATTGAGCGGTTGATGATCATGGTGCCGGGGGGCGTGATCGATGCGCCGCAGGCGGCGATGTCTCTACAGGGGCGGGGAAGCAGCCAGAGTGTGGCGGCGAGTGCCCAGGCGAGCAGTTCGCTGCTATCGAAATCCTACGATTCTTTGCGCGATGCCCGGAATGCGTTTGAAAAGGACTATATCGGCCGGAAGCTGCGCGAGCACCATTGGAACATTTCGCGGACCGCCGAAGATCTCAAGATCGAACGCAGCCATCTCCATCGAAAAATCAAGTTATTGGAAGTAGAGATGCGACCGGAGGTCTAG